From Bdellovibrionota bacterium, one genomic window encodes:
- a CDS encoding ATP-binding protein encodes MEKINPDLLEKIDENKKRKKEILIAICLAVLFLILTFVEVRLAYLSRELPFMHSIFFFGLVNFNIVLLLFLAFLVFRNVVKTFVERSGKIIGSSLKSKLIAAFVTFSFVPTVLMFFISVFYINSSFDKWFSIKTSAVLRDSLEITNSYYLTSKQKNYHFANQIIKGIEGKSEGEIKKQLDNYRSLYSLDVVEFYPGLFGERVSSISDNKTIPEIPKVSLEFLEKGIKKGTDSSTMHHFQEGSLIRVIAPLNYYANGQLNKGALVISTFVPISLISKMDEIASAYDNFRDINPLVSPIKTIYLVILCLMTMVIMLGATWFGFYLAKQLATPLASLGEAADQVAQGNYQPVDIQTGSQEINQLVKNFNRMTSSLAESEKEILEVNKNLKTTLDILDEHNRYIEVILSNVSAGVISIDHEGMITTMNPKAAQLLRVPADRYIGMDVSNVLTGQNRDTYSEIISQMKKNNFKTLQKELRIQIQEDSLLMKLTITMLKDERNKDLGLVIVFDDLTELVNAQRASAWREVARRIAHEIKNPLTPIKLSAQRLEKKFGAQVQDPAFQQCTAMIIKQVDELKNLVNEFSSFARLPQINPKLGSLNNLIQETLVLYSTGHKEMEFNFYPDPKLPNFEFDQDQIKRVVTNLLENAIDALNEAEAPKIEIVTLFDAQLGIVKTRIKDNGCGIETDMRDRIFEPYFSTRENGTGLGLAIVKRIIEDHHGFIRAFSNQPKGTEFVIELPVGQMKKTGAEDSREYENKA; translated from the coding sequence GTGGAAAAAATCAATCCAGACTTACTGGAAAAGATAGACGAAAATAAAAAACGCAAAAAAGAGATATTGATTGCAATATGTCTTGCCGTTTTATTCCTAATTTTAACATTTGTTGAAGTTAGACTTGCTTATTTAAGTCGTGAACTTCCGTTTATGCATTCCATCTTTTTCTTTGGATTAGTCAACTTCAACATCGTACTCCTTCTTTTCCTAGCGTTCCTTGTTTTCAGAAACGTTGTTAAAACTTTTGTTGAGCGCAGCGGAAAAATCATTGGAAGCTCTCTGAAGTCAAAATTGATCGCAGCATTTGTAACGTTCAGTTTTGTGCCTACAGTTCTAATGTTCTTTATTTCGGTTTTTTACATCAACTCCAGTTTTGATAAATGGTTTAGCATTAAGACTTCAGCTGTTTTGAGAGATTCTTTAGAAATTACAAATTCTTACTACCTCACTTCAAAGCAAAAAAACTACCACTTTGCAAATCAGATTATAAAGGGGATCGAAGGTAAATCTGAAGGTGAAATCAAAAAACAATTAGACAATTACAGAAGCCTTTACAGCTTAGATGTTGTAGAATTCTATCCAGGTTTATTTGGAGAAAGAGTTTCTTCAATTTCAGACAATAAAACGATTCCAGAAATTCCAAAGGTTTCCTTGGAATTCTTAGAAAAAGGAATCAAGAAAGGTACCGATTCAAGTACTATGCATCACTTCCAAGAAGGAAGTTTGATCAGGGTCATCGCGCCACTAAACTACTATGCAAATGGTCAACTCAATAAGGGTGCCTTGGTGATTTCAACTTTTGTTCCGATTTCATTGATTTCCAAAATGGATGAAATCGCATCAGCCTACGATAACTTTAGAGACATCAATCCACTGGTATCGCCCATTAAAACCATTTACCTTGTAATCCTTTGTTTGATGACAATGGTAATTATGTTGGGCGCAACTTGGTTTGGATTTTATTTGGCAAAACAATTGGCTACGCCTCTTGCCTCCTTAGGTGAGGCTGCTGATCAAGTGGCGCAGGGGAATTACCAACCTGTGGATATTCAAACAGGGTCTCAAGAGATCAACCAGTTAGTTAAAAACTTCAACCGCATGACTTCATCACTGGCAGAGTCCGAAAAAGAAATTTTAGAGGTAAATAAAAACTTAAAAACAACCTTAGATATTCTTGATGAACACAATAGATATATCGAAGTTATTTTATCCAATGTTAGTGCTGGTGTAATTTCCATTGATCATGAAGGCATGATTACCACTATGAATCCCAAAGCTGCTCAGCTTTTAAGAGTTCCAGCAGATAGATATATCGGCATGGATGTGTCGAATGTGTTAACTGGCCAAAATAGAGATACGTATTCAGAAATCATAAGCCAAATGAAGAAAAACAACTTCAAGACTTTGCAAAAAGAATTGAGAATTCAAATTCAAGAAGATTCATTGCTAATGAAACTTACGATCACGATGTTAAAAGACGAAAGAAACAAAGATCTAGGGCTTGTCATCGTATTCGATGATCTCACTGAACTGGTAAATGCTCAAAGAGCATCGGCGTGGAGGGAAGTGGCGAGACGTATTGCTCACGAAATTAAAAACCCACTAACGCCAATTAAGCTTTCGGCTCAGCGTTTAGAAAAAAAGTTTGGTGCCCAAGTTCAAGATCCAGCCTTTCAACAGTGTACGGCGATGATCATTAAGCAGGTGGACGAGCTAAAAAATCTCGTAAATGAATTCAGTTCCTTTGCAAGACTTCCTCAGATCAATCCAAAATTAGGATCGCTAAATAATCTTATTCAAGAAACCCTGGTGCTCTATTCAACAGGTCATAAAGAGATGGAGTTCAATTTCTATCCTGATCCAAAACTACCAAATTTTGAGTTTGATCAAGACCAAATCAAGCGAGTAGTCACAAACTTATTGGAAAATGCCATTGACGCACTCAATGAGGCAGAGGCGCCGAAAATTGAAATTGTAACGCTTTTTGATGCTCAATTGGGTATCGTTAAGACGCGAATCAAAGACAATGGTTGCGGAATTGAAACTGATATGAGAGATAGAATTTTCGAGCCTTATTTCAGCACTCGTGAGAATGGAACAGGTCTTGGTCTTGCCATCGTAAAACGCATTATAGAAGATCATCATGGATTTATTCGAGCATTTTCAAATCAGCCGAAAGGCACAGAATTTGTGATCGAACTTCCTGTCGGTCAAATGAAAAAAACAGGAGCGGAGGACAGTCGTGAATATGAGAACAAAGCATAA
- the ribH gene encoding 6,7-dimethyl-8-ribityllumazine synthase: MRIGIVVAEFNRDVTSKLEEGAVAFLKEKGIKGKSVELVHVPGAFEIPLIAKALLKTKKIDAVIALGAVIRGETTHYDYVCQAVERGCTLLQLEFTKPVVFGVLTTENEEQAFDRVGGKHGHKGRDAAETAIRMVEALKKIKKLK, from the coding sequence ATGAGAATTGGAATTGTAGTTGCTGAGTTCAATAGAGACGTCACTTCAAAACTTGAAGAGGGCGCAGTAGCTTTTTTAAAAGAAAAAGGAATTAAAGGTAAGAGCGTTGAGCTTGTTCATGTTCCGGGAGCATTTGAAATTCCTTTGATAGCTAAGGCACTTCTCAAGACTAAGAAAATCGACGCAGTTATAGCTCTAGGAGCGGTGATTCGCGGTGAGACCACTCACTACGATTACGTCTGCCAAGCGGTCGAAAGAGGTTGTACGCTTCTCCAATTGGAATTCACAAAGCCCGTAGTTTTCGGTGTTCTTACAACAGAAAACGAAGAACAGGCTTTTGATAGGGTGGGCGGCAAGCACGGACACAAGGGGCGTGATGCTGCGGAAACTGCAATCCGAATGGTAGAAGCTTTAAAAAAAATTAAGAAACTGAAGTAG